The following are from one region of the Streptomyces rubrogriseus genome:
- a CDS encoding FtsX-like permease family protein, which yields MGRLLLVWRLIARDLRHRPGEAVVFLLAVTVAGASLTLGLASDDAVATGYAKTREATSGPDVVAVTTAADPTAVARRIADTPGVAAQSDPVFAFDTYVEAHGRTAHSSVEGRGGSPSVVDRPLVTSGTWVRPGGAVLERGFARALGVHVGDRVTIGTRDYPVVGTAISAATSVYPWSDAAQGPGPSDFGGRIWLTTADTRAAAKDTDAAGVHLIHLKLTDPAATQRWQKSVFTPERRGDVWVNTHNWQGILRTDSAMIRNSRPALVVGGSLLAVAAVVTLAALATVRSARDNRRAALLKAVGAGPATVTAVLLAQYLLLTLLATALGLTVGTLAAPHVVDPSAGLLNTLGPPDANTVTAVLLLAVVVAVTGALGPALRAARTSTVHALADPAHLLTRHPHLNAVTAHLPTSFLLGVRLLARRPGRAVLASASTAATTLMVTALLTWHAELDVRPDFSRFGPIDVRADQTGQVLLAVTLAMVALSTLNTVLLGWSTAVQARHTLAVARTLGATPGQVTAALCVAQLLPAVPGVAAGVPAGLALYWLFGTVVVPPASSLLAAALAVLLTVGTLTALPAWLHARVPAGRALDAGPA from the coding sequence GTGGGACGTCTGCTGCTGGTGTGGCGTCTGATCGCGCGCGACCTGCGCCATCGTCCGGGCGAGGCCGTCGTGTTCCTGCTCGCCGTCACCGTCGCCGGCGCGAGCCTGACCCTCGGGCTGGCGAGCGACGACGCCGTGGCCACGGGGTACGCGAAGACCCGCGAGGCCACCTCCGGGCCGGACGTCGTGGCGGTCACGACGGCCGCGGATCCGACCGCCGTGGCCCGCCGCATCGCGGACACCCCCGGGGTGGCGGCGCAGTCCGACCCCGTCTTCGCCTTCGACACCTACGTCGAGGCGCACGGCCGGACCGCGCACTCCTCCGTCGAGGGGCGGGGCGGCTCGCCCTCCGTCGTGGACCGGCCGCTGGTGACCTCCGGCACCTGGGTGCGTCCCGGCGGGGCGGTGCTCGAACGCGGCTTCGCCCGAGCCCTCGGCGTGCACGTGGGCGACCGCGTCACCATCGGCACGCGCGACTACCCGGTCGTCGGGACCGCGATCAGCGCCGCCACCTCCGTGTATCCGTGGAGCGACGCCGCACAGGGCCCCGGCCCGTCCGACTTCGGCGGCAGGATCTGGCTCACCACCGCCGACACCCGCGCGGCGGCCAAGGACACGGACGCCGCCGGTGTCCACCTGATCCACCTGAAGCTGACCGACCCGGCCGCGACGCAGCGGTGGCAGAAGTCCGTCTTCACCCCGGAGCGCAGGGGCGACGTCTGGGTCAACACCCACAACTGGCAGGGCATCCTCCGGACCGACAGCGCCATGATCAGGAACAGCCGGCCCGCCCTGGTGGTCGGCGGTTCGCTGCTCGCCGTCGCCGCGGTCGTCACCCTCGCCGCGCTCGCCACCGTGCGCTCCGCCCGTGACAACCGGCGTGCCGCGCTGCTCAAGGCCGTCGGCGCCGGGCCCGCCACCGTCACCGCCGTCCTGCTGGCGCAGTACCTGCTGCTGACACTGCTGGCCACCGCGCTCGGCCTGACCGTCGGCACGCTGGCCGCGCCGCACGTGGTCGATCCCAGCGCCGGGCTGCTCAACACGCTCGGCCCCCCGGATGCCAACACCGTCACGGCCGTGCTCCTCCTGGCCGTCGTGGTCGCCGTGACCGGTGCCCTCGGCCCCGCCCTGCGCGCCGCCCGCACCAGCACGGTCCACGCACTGGCCGACCCGGCACACCTGCTCACACGTCACCCGCACCTGAACGCGGTGACGGCACATCTGCCCACCTCGTTCCTGCTCGGCGTCCGGTTGCTCGCCCGCCGCCCCGGCCGCGCCGTCCTGGCCTCGGCAAGCACGGCCGCCACCACCCTGATGGTCACCGCCCTGCTCACCTGGCACGCCGAACTCGATGTGCGGCCCGACTTCAGCCGGTTCGGCCCCATCGACGTACGGGCCGACCAGACCGGTCAGGTGCTGCTCGCCGTCACGCTCGCCATGGTGGCGCTGTCCACGCTCAACACCGTGCTCCTCGGCTGGAGCACCGCCGTTCAGGCCCGGCACACCCTGGCCGTCGCCCGTACCCTCGGCGCCACACCCGGGCAGGTCACCGCCGCGCTCTGCGTCGCGCAACTGCTGCCCGCCGTACCGGGAGTGGCCGCGGGTGTTCCGGCGGGACTCGCCCTGTACTGGCTCTTCGGCACGGTGGTCGTCCCCCCGGCGTCGTCGCTGCTCGCCGCCGCACTCGCCGTCCTGCTGACCGTCGGCACGCTCACCGCCCTCCCTGCCTGGCTCCACGCCCGCGTCCCCGCCGGACGGGCCCTCGACGCCGGACCCGCCTGA
- a CDS encoding ABC transporter ATP-binding protein — MTRDGRRAGGGRLRCKGAVATPDTSRGPGVRGTEGAAGPALRTVGLTRTYGEDESLVWAVDGVDLDVPAGQTLAVTGPSGCGKSTLLQLLGGLDRPSEGEVWLGGRRIDELGERALAGLRRRAVGFVFQDFHLMDELTAAENVELPALLADASPRTARRRAAGLLERVGLADRARHLPSALSGGQRQRVAIARALVNEPQVVLADEPTGNLDTAATRDVLRLFDELRTAGQTLVLVTHDERVAATADRVVSLRDGLVTDDTRLDASRDGHRLGTLLRWEG, encoded by the coding sequence ATGACGAGAGACGGTCGACGGGCCGGGGGCGGCCGGTTGCGGTGTAAGGGCGCGGTCGCCACCCCGGACACGAGCAGGGGACCGGGAGTCCGCGGGACCGAGGGGGCGGCCGGTCCGGCGCTGCGGACGGTCGGTCTGACGCGCACCTACGGCGAGGACGAGAGCCTGGTCTGGGCGGTCGACGGCGTCGACCTCGACGTACCCGCCGGGCAGACGCTGGCCGTGACCGGGCCCAGCGGCTGCGGCAAGTCCACACTGCTGCAACTCCTCGGCGGCCTCGACCGTCCGAGTGAGGGCGAGGTGTGGCTGGGCGGGCGGCGGATCGACGAACTCGGCGAGCGGGCGCTGGCCGGGCTGCGGCGTCGCGCCGTCGGCTTCGTCTTCCAGGACTTCCACCTCATGGACGAATTGACCGCGGCGGAGAACGTGGAGCTGCCCGCACTGCTCGCCGACGCGTCGCCACGCACCGCCCGCCGCCGCGCCGCCGGACTCCTGGAGCGGGTCGGGCTCGCGGACCGGGCGCGCCATCTGCCCTCCGCTCTCTCCGGCGGGCAGCGCCAGCGGGTCGCCATCGCCCGCGCCCTGGTCAACGAGCCGCAGGTGGTCCTCGCCGACGAGCCCACCGGCAACCTCGACACCGCGGCGACCCGCGACGTCCTGCGGCTCTTCGACGAGTTGCGCACCGCGGGCCAGACGCTCGTCCTGGTCACCCACGACGAGCGGGTCGCCGCCACCGCCGACCGCGTCGTCTCCCTGCGCGACGGGCTGGTGACGGACGACACCCGCCTGGACGCCTCTCGTGACGGCCATCGGCTCGGCACGCTGCTGCGTTGGGAGGGCTGA
- a CDS encoding PadR family transcriptional regulator codes for MQDVVLALLAKEPSHGYDLRGRLVAALGPLGESLNAGQIYVTLTRLEKAGLVVQVREDTSVRGPRRKVYAPTAAGQERVAAWLTESPGPRADLTEFHLKLVAAAESGMADPLALVDARRRELLHGLAETQRAALAHDTDSEAGLLLEGIALRLQADLRWLEACARTWSARARRGKGRGSA; via the coding sequence GTGCAGGACGTGGTGCTGGCGCTGCTGGCCAAGGAGCCGTCGCACGGGTACGACCTGCGCGGGCGGTTGGTGGCGGCGCTCGGACCGCTCGGGGAGTCGCTGAACGCGGGGCAGATCTATGTGACGCTCACCCGGCTCGAGAAGGCGGGTCTGGTCGTCCAGGTCCGCGAGGACACGTCGGTGCGCGGGCCGCGGCGCAAGGTGTACGCGCCGACCGCCGCCGGGCAGGAGCGGGTGGCCGCCTGGCTGACCGAGAGCCCCGGCCCCCGGGCGGACCTGACGGAGTTCCACCTGAAGCTGGTGGCCGCCGCCGAGTCGGGCATGGCCGATCCGCTCGCTCTCGTGGACGCCCGGCGCCGGGAGCTGCTGCACGGCCTCGCCGAGACCCAGCGCGCCGCCCTCGCCCACGACACGGATTCGGAGGCCGGGCTGCTCCTGGAGGGCATCGCGCTCCGACTGCAGGCCGATCTTCGCTGGCTGGAGGCATGCGCGCGGACCTGGTCCGCCCGTGCCCGACGTGGGAAAGGCAGAGGAAGCGCATGA
- a CDS encoding ATP-grasp domain-containing protein, translated as MIVIGYRDDLDQALRRRGLDPFYVVQDPNGAPADRQSCRVADFENAQEVLRAVLARRLDDVVGALSVHEMGVFTAACLRQQFNLPGNADPRTILSFRDKYLQKSGLPPEVRRARCRHVPTGTPYRQLADELGEPFVIKPAAGAGAQRTSIIHSAREYEDALALFPGASDVAIVAESFVDGPEVFIDGIWERGELRWSCMSRYHEAPFDAARGGTMAAWVLDRTLHAGLFRQAETIAHQVLGSLRAPDCVFHLELFEEDTALTFGECAVRIPGGLSPRANKLTYGVDLFDAEISLALGESPSLTERVETPERFYGYVLLRRPDSGHLAQDDFERAFRLDEIHYDASPDARVGPYGLVGRAMVSDPDESQLEKTVHEIVRFNVTGGA; from the coding sequence ATGATCGTCATCGGGTATCGGGACGACCTCGACCAGGCGTTGCGGCGTCGTGGTCTCGATCCCTTCTATGTGGTGCAGGATCCCAACGGCGCACCGGCCGACCGGCAGTCCTGCCGGGTCGCCGACTTCGAGAACGCCCAGGAAGTGCTGCGCGCAGTGCTCGCCCGGCGACTCGACGACGTCGTCGGTGCCCTTTCCGTCCATGAAATGGGAGTGTTCACCGCGGCCTGTCTGCGGCAGCAGTTCAATCTTCCGGGAAACGCGGACCCGCGCACCATTCTCTCTTTCCGCGACAAGTATCTTCAAAAGAGCGGTCTGCCGCCCGAAGTGCGGAGGGCGCGTTGCCGGCATGTGCCCACGGGGACCCCGTACCGGCAGCTGGCCGACGAGCTGGGTGAGCCGTTCGTGATCAAGCCGGCTGCCGGAGCCGGCGCCCAGCGCACGAGCATCATCCATTCCGCGCGGGAGTACGAAGACGCCCTCGCGCTCTTTCCGGGAGCCTCGGACGTGGCGATCGTCGCCGAGTCGTTCGTCGACGGGCCGGAGGTCTTCATCGACGGCATCTGGGAGCGCGGTGAACTCCGCTGGTCGTGCATGAGCCGCTACCACGAGGCGCCGTTCGACGCCGCACGGGGCGGGACCATGGCTGCATGGGTGCTGGACAGAACGCTCCACGCCGGGCTGTTCCGGCAGGCCGAGACCATCGCCCACCAGGTTCTGGGAAGTCTGCGCGCACCCGACTGCGTATTCCATCTCGAGCTCTTCGAGGAAGACACGGCCCTGACGTTCGGCGAGTGCGCCGTCCGGATTCCCGGCGGGCTCTCCCCGCGGGCCAACAAATTGACCTACGGCGTCGACCTCTTCGATGCCGAGATCAGCCTGGCGCTCGGCGAGTCGCCGTCTCTGACGGAACGCGTCGAGACACCCGAGCGTTTCTACGGGTACGTCCTCCTGCGGCGCCCCGACAGCGGCCACCTGGCCCAGGATGATTTCGAGCGCGCCTTCCGGCTCGACGAGATCCACTACGACGCGTCACCCGACGCACGGGTCGGCCCCTACGGCCTTGTCGGCCGGGCGATGGTGTCCGACCCGGACGAATCACAACTGGAGAAGACGGTTCACGAAATCGTCCGCTTCAACGTGACCGGCGGAGCATAG